A single window of Bradyrhizobium daqingense DNA harbors:
- a CDS encoding ABC transporter ATP-binding protein, translated as MDAINQPLLSVRDLSVAFHQGGATTLAVDKVSFQIKRGECVALVGESGSGKSVSALSILKLLPYPNASHPSGSIRFKGQELIDRSEQQMREIRGSDISIIFQEPMTSLNPLHTIEAQIGEIIQLHNPTSNAQARKRTLELLTQVGIPDPETRLNSYPHQLSGGQRQRVMIAMALANEPDLLIADEPTTALDVTVQAQILALLAEIRSRLGMSLLFITHDLGIVRRIADTVCVMKSGEIVEQGPVEQVFRTPKHPYTRDLLAAEPKPDPAPPQPDAPVVMSVDDLKVWFPIKRGLMRKTVGHIKAVDGVSVAVRKGETLGVVGESGSGKTTLGLALLRLISSNGRIVFLGKDIQGLRFKEMRPFRRDMQIVFQDPFGSLSPRMSVADIIAEGLSVHQPGLSREEREARVVKALEDVGLNPETRFRYPHEFSGGQRQRISIARAVVLEPDFVVLDEPTSALDMLFQAQMVDLLRELQRKRELTYMFISHDLRVVASLASHLIVMRGGKVVEEGQAAELFKNPKTDYARALFAAAFRLETAGNGSVAT; from the coding sequence ATGGACGCGATCAACCAGCCCTTGCTCAGCGTGCGCGATCTCTCGGTGGCCTTCCACCAGGGCGGCGCCACCACGCTCGCGGTCGACAAGGTCTCGTTCCAGATCAAGCGCGGCGAATGCGTTGCGCTGGTCGGCGAGTCCGGCTCCGGAAAATCGGTCAGCGCGCTCTCGATCCTGAAGCTGCTGCCTTATCCGAACGCCTCGCACCCTTCGGGCAGTATCCGCTTCAAGGGCCAGGAGCTGATCGATCGCTCGGAGCAACAGATGCGGGAGATTCGCGGCAGCGACATCTCCATCATCTTCCAGGAGCCGATGACCTCGCTCAATCCGCTGCACACGATCGAGGCGCAGATCGGCGAGATCATCCAGCTGCACAATCCGACCAGCAATGCGCAGGCGCGCAAGCGGACGCTGGAATTGCTGACCCAGGTCGGCATTCCCGACCCCGAGACGCGGCTGAACAGCTATCCGCACCAGCTCTCCGGTGGCCAGCGCCAGCGCGTGATGATCGCGATGGCCCTCGCCAACGAGCCGGATCTACTGATTGCGGACGAGCCGACCACGGCGCTCGACGTCACCGTGCAGGCGCAGATCCTGGCCCTGCTCGCCGAGATCCGCTCGCGGCTCGGCATGAGCCTGCTCTTCATCACCCACGATCTCGGCATCGTGCGCCGCATCGCTGACACTGTCTGCGTCATGAAGAGCGGCGAGATCGTCGAGCAGGGACCGGTCGAGCAGGTCTTCAGGACCCCGAAACATCCCTACACGCGCGACCTGCTCGCCGCGGAGCCGAAGCCGGACCCTGCGCCACCACAGCCGGATGCGCCGGTGGTGATGTCGGTCGATGATCTGAAGGTCTGGTTTCCGATCAAGCGCGGCTTGATGCGCAAGACGGTCGGCCACATCAAGGCGGTCGACGGCGTCAGCGTCGCCGTGCGCAAGGGCGAGACGCTCGGCGTGGTCGGCGAATCCGGGTCGGGCAAGACCACGCTGGGGCTCGCACTGTTGCGGCTCATCTCATCGAACGGGCGCATCGTCTTCCTCGGCAAGGACATCCAGGGCCTGCGGTTCAAGGAGATGCGCCCCTTCCGGCGCGACATGCAGATCGTGTTCCAGGATCCGTTCGGCTCGCTCTCGCCGCGCATGTCAGTCGCAGACATCATAGCCGAAGGCCTCTCCGTGCATCAGCCGGGACTGTCGCGCGAGGAGCGCGAGGCGCGCGTCGTCAAGGCGCTGGAGGACGTCGGGCTCAATCCCGAGACCCGCTTCCGCTATCCGCATGAATTCTCCGGCGGGCAGCGCCAGCGCATCAGCATCGCGCGCGCGGTGGTGCTGGAGCCGGATTTCGTCGTGCTGGACGAGCCGACCAGCGCGCTCGACATGCTATTCCAGGCGCAGATGGTCGACCTGTTGCGCGAGCTCCAGCGCAAGCGCGAGCTGACCTACATGTTCATCTCGCACGATCTGCGCGTCGTCGCCTCGCTCGCGAGCCACCTGATCGTGATGCGCGGCGGCAAGGTCGTGGAGGAGGGGCAGGCCGCCGAGCTGTTCAAGAATCCAAAGACCGATTACGCGCGCGCGCTGTTCGCGGCCGCATTCCGGCTGGAGACGGCAGGGAATGGGTCGGTGGCGACGTAG
- a CDS encoding ABC transporter permease: MTLTAPTPIETTAKSPLGDAVPITRKSFAPSPLNKRRWQNFKANRRGYWSFWIFIALFVISLFAELIANDRPFLIKFDGRLYWPAFVTYSETTFGGDFETAADYRDPYLQKLIKDKGGSIVWPLIRYSYDTHNLDLPTPAPSPPTWMLTEKQCQPVVEKKGLKSCRDLEYNWLGTDDQGRDVVARLIYGFRISVLFGLCLTIVSSVIGIAAGAVQGYFGGWVDLIFQRVIEIWTAIPSLYLLLILSSVLVPGFFVLLGILLLFSWVSLVGLVRAEFLRGRNFEYIQAARALGVSNRVIMFRHLLPNAMVATMTFLPFILSSSVMTLTALDFLGFGLPPGSPSLGELLSQAKSNVQAPWLGFSGFFSVAIMLSLLIFIGEAVRDAFDPRKTFR, translated from the coding sequence ATGACGCTGACTGCGCCGACGCCGATCGAGACCACGGCGAAGTCGCCGCTCGGCGATGCCGTGCCGATCACGCGCAAGTCGTTTGCGCCGTCGCCGCTCAACAAGCGGCGCTGGCAGAACTTCAAGGCGAACCGCCGCGGCTACTGGTCGTTCTGGATCTTCATCGCCCTGTTCGTGATCTCCCTGTTCGCCGAGCTGATCGCCAATGACCGGCCTTTCCTGATCAAGTTCGACGGCCGGCTTTATTGGCCGGCCTTCGTCACCTATTCGGAGACGACCTTCGGCGGCGATTTCGAGACGGCGGCCGACTACCGCGACCCCTATCTGCAGAAGCTGATCAAGGACAAGGGCGGCAGTATCGTCTGGCCGCTGATCCGCTATTCCTACGACACCCACAACCTGGATCTGCCGACGCCGGCGCCGTCGCCTCCGACCTGGATGCTGACCGAGAAACAATGCCAGCCGGTGGTGGAGAAGAAGGGGCTGAAGAGCTGCCGCGACCTCGAATACAACTGGCTCGGCACCGACGATCAGGGCCGTGACGTGGTGGCGCGCCTGATCTACGGCTTCCGCATCTCGGTGCTGTTCGGCCTGTGCCTCACCATCGTCTCGTCCGTCATCGGCATCGCGGCCGGCGCGGTGCAGGGCTATTTCGGCGGCTGGGTCGATCTCATCTTCCAGCGCGTCATCGAGATCTGGACGGCGATCCCCTCGCTCTATCTTCTCCTGATCCTGTCTTCCGTGCTCGTGCCCGGCTTCTTCGTGCTGCTCGGCATCCTCCTGCTGTTCTCCTGGGTTTCGCTGGTCGGTCTCGTGCGGGCGGAGTTCCTGCGCGGGCGCAATTTCGAATACATTCAGGCCGCGCGCGCGCTCGGCGTCTCCAATCGGGTCATCATGTTCCGTCACCTGCTGCCGAACGCGATGGTCGCGACCATGACGTTCCTGCCCTTCATTCTGTCGAGCTCGGTGATGACGCTGACGGCGCTCGATTTCCTCGGCTTCGGCCTGCCGCCGGGATCGCCCTCGCTGGGCGAGTTGCTGTCCCAGGCCAAATCCAACGTGCAGGCGCCCTGGCTCGGCTTCTCCGGCTTCTTCTCGGTTGCGATCATGCTGTCGCTGCTGATCTTCATCGGCGAAGCCGTGCGTGACGCCTTCGATCCGCGCAAGACGTTCAGGTGA
- a CDS encoding microcin C ABC transporter permease YejB, producing MSAYIARRLLLMIPTLLGILFVSFVVVQFAPGGPVERVIAQLSGADTGGTSRISGGGDFAQRAPGQVGAGGDAVNSKYRGAQGLDPDFIKKLEAQFGFDKPAPERFLLMVWNFARFDFGKSYFRDVSVIQLIKEKLPVSISLGIWLTLITYLISIPLGIRKAVNDGARFDTWTSTVLVLGYAIPGFLFAILLIILFAGGSFFNWFPLRGLTSDGWSQFPWYWKIIDYFWHLTLPLIAMGLGAFTTMTFLTKNSFLDEIRKQYVMTARAKGCSESRVLYGHVFRNAMLIVIAGFPGTFIHAFFSGSLLIETIFSLDGLGLLSFESVLNRDYPVVFGTLYIFSLVGLVINLISDLTYMWIDPRIDFEAREV from the coding sequence ATGAGCGCTTACATCGCCCGCCGTCTCCTCCTGATGATCCCGACGCTGCTGGGGATCCTCTTCGTGTCCTTTGTCGTCGTGCAGTTCGCGCCGGGCGGGCCGGTCGAGCGCGTGATCGCGCAGCTGTCGGGGGCCGACACCGGCGGCACGTCACGCATTTCGGGCGGCGGCGATTTTGCGCAGCGCGCGCCGGGGCAGGTCGGGGCCGGGGGCGATGCCGTCAACTCGAAATATCGCGGCGCGCAGGGGCTCGATCCCGATTTCATCAAGAAGCTGGAGGCGCAGTTCGGCTTCGACAAGCCGGCGCCCGAACGCTTTCTCCTGATGGTGTGGAATTTCGCGCGCTTCGATTTCGGCAAGAGCTATTTCCGCGACGTCAGCGTGATCCAGCTGATCAAGGAGAAGCTGCCGGTTTCGATCTCGCTCGGGATCTGGCTGACGCTGATCACTTATCTGATCTCGATCCCGCTCGGCATCCGCAAGGCGGTCAACGACGGCGCGCGCTTCGATACCTGGACGTCGACCGTTCTCGTGCTGGGCTATGCGATTCCCGGCTTCCTGTTCGCCATCCTCCTGATCATCCTGTTTGCCGGCGGCTCCTTCTTCAACTGGTTCCCGTTGCGCGGTCTGACCTCGGACGGCTGGTCGCAGTTTCCCTGGTACTGGAAGATCATCGATTATTTCTGGCACCTGACGTTGCCGCTGATCGCCATGGGGCTCGGGGCGTTCACCACCATGACATTCCTGACCAAGAACTCGTTCCTGGACGAGATCCGCAAGCAATACGTCATGACTGCACGCGCCAAAGGATGCAGCGAGAGCCGCGTGCTCTACGGCCATGTCTTCCGTAACGCGATGCTGATCGTGATCGCAGGCTTTCCCGGGACTTTCATCCACGCCTTCTTCTCGGGCTCGCTGCTGATCGAGACCATCTTCTCGCTGGACGGGCTGGGGCTGCTCAGCTTCGAGAGCGTGCTCAACCGCGACTATCCCGTCGTGTTCGGCACGCTCTACATCTTTTCGCTGGTCGGCCTCGTGATCAATCTGATCTCCGACCTCACCTATATGTGGATCGACCCCCGGATCGATTTCGAGGCGCGGGAGGTTTGA
- a CDS encoding extracellular solute-binding protein has product MTQMSRRHVLALGVGALGASIGSPLLRARASEAGGEAHGISAFGDLKYPADFRHFDYVNSAAPKGGTFSLIPSTKSHNQSYQTFNSLNAFILKGDGAQGMDMTFSPLMVRASDEPDAMYGLAAKSVQISPDRLVYRFTMRPEARFHDGTRLTAHDAAFSLTTLKAKGHPLIIVQMRDVVSAEAIDDATLVVTFAKGRARDVPLYVAGLPIFSKAYYASRPFDESTLDIPLGSGPYKVGRFEVNRYIEFERVKDWWAADLPPCRGSYNFDVVRYEFYRDRDVAFEGFTGKNYLYREEFTSRIWATRYDFPAVKDGRVKMEVVPDDTPSGAQGWFINTRRDKFKDPRVREALINAFDFEWTNKTIMYGAYARTVSPFQNSDLMAGNAPPSPEELKLLEPFRGQVPDDVFTAPFTPPVTDGSGQDRGLLRKAQQLLNEAGLPIKDGKRMLPNGEAFRIEFLLDEPSFQPHHAPYIKNLATLGIEANIRLVDAVQYRARQDEFDFDLTIQRFSMSATPGDAMRSFFSSQVAATKGSYNLAGVASPAIDAMIEKIMAADSREDLTVACRAFDRLFRAGRYWVPQWYNKTHRLAYWDQFGHPTRLPRYANGVGAPDIWWHEPAKAAKLEQAK; this is encoded by the coding sequence ATGACGCAGATGTCACGTCGCCATGTGTTGGCCTTGGGTGTTGGCGCCTTGGGTGCGTCCATCGGATCGCCCCTGCTGCGCGCGCGGGCATCAGAAGCGGGAGGCGAGGCCCACGGCATTTCCGCGTTCGGCGATCTCAAATATCCCGCCGATTTCCGCCATTTCGACTACGTCAATTCGGCTGCGCCGAAGGGCGGCACGTTCTCGCTGATTCCGTCCACAAAATCGCATAACCAATCTTATCAGACCTTCAACTCGCTCAACGCCTTCATCCTCAAGGGCGATGGCGCGCAAGGCATGGACATGACGTTTTCGCCGCTGATGGTGCGCGCGAGCGACGAGCCGGACGCGATGTACGGGCTTGCCGCAAAATCCGTGCAGATATCGCCGGACCGGCTGGTCTATCGCTTCACGATGCGGCCGGAGGCGAGATTCCACGACGGCACCAGGCTCACCGCGCATGATGCTGCGTTCTCGCTGACGACGTTGAAGGCCAAGGGCCACCCGTTGATCATCGTGCAGATGCGCGACGTGGTGAGCGCTGAAGCGATCGACGATGCGACGCTCGTCGTCACCTTCGCCAAGGGACGCGCCCGCGATGTGCCGCTCTATGTCGCCGGGCTGCCGATCTTTTCGAAAGCCTATTACGCGTCCCGGCCGTTTGACGAATCGACGCTGGATATCCCGCTCGGGTCCGGTCCGTACAAGGTCGGCAGGTTCGAGGTCAATCGCTACATCGAGTTCGAGCGGGTCAAGGACTGGTGGGCCGCCGATCTGCCGCCCTGCCGCGGCAGCTACAATTTCGATGTGGTGCGCTATGAATTCTATCGCGACCGCGACGTCGCCTTCGAAGGGTTCACGGGCAAGAACTATCTCTACCGTGAGGAGTTCACCTCGCGCATCTGGGCGACGCGCTATGACTTCCCGGCCGTGAAGGACGGCCGCGTCAAGATGGAGGTCGTGCCCGACGACACGCCCTCCGGTGCGCAAGGCTGGTTCATCAATACGCGGCGCGACAAGTTCAAGGATCCGCGCGTGCGCGAGGCCTTGATCAACGCCTTCGATTTCGAGTGGACCAACAAGACCATCATGTACGGCGCTTACGCCCGTACGGTGTCGCCTTTCCAGAATTCCGATCTCATGGCAGGCAATGCGCCGCCGTCGCCGGAAGAGCTGAAGCTGCTGGAGCCGTTTCGCGGCCAGGTTCCCGACGATGTCTTCACCGCGCCGTTCACGCCGCCGGTCACGGACGGATCTGGACAGGATCGCGGCCTGTTGCGCAAGGCGCAGCAACTGCTCAACGAGGCCGGCCTGCCGATCAAGGATGGCAAGCGGATGCTGCCGAACGGCGAGGCGTTCAGGATCGAGTTCCTGTTGGACGAGCCGTCTTTCCAGCCGCATCACGCGCCCTACATCAAGAATCTGGCGACGCTCGGCATCGAAGCCAACATACGTCTCGTCGATGCCGTGCAGTACAGGGCGCGCCAGGACGAGTTCGACTTCGACCTGACGATCCAGCGCTTCAGCATGTCGGCGACGCCGGGCGATGCCATGCGTTCGTTCTTCTCCTCCCAGGTCGCGGCGACCAAAGGCTCCTACAATCTCGCAGGCGTCGCCAGCCCGGCCATCGACGCCATGATCGAGAAGATCATGGCAGCAGATAGCCGCGAGGATCTGACTGTCGCCTGCCGCGCCTTCGATCGCCTGTTCCGCGCCGGCCGCTATTGGGTGCCGCAATGGTACAACAAGACGCATCGGCTGGCTTATTGGGATCAGTTCGGCCATCCAACGAGGCTGCCGCGGTATGCCAACGGCGTCGGCGCGCCCGACATCTGGTGGCATGAACCGGCCAAGGCCGCCAAGCTCGAGCAGGCGAAATAA
- a CDS encoding extracellular solute-binding protein, whose amino-acid sequence MAITRRDLLLTGTAAAALPALGSVAGVSVGAAHAQSSSELPWRHALSLFGKVKYPADFKRFDYVNPEAPKGGVARQIAVGTFDNFNIVVSGVKGQVAGAVTFIYESLTTPSLDEVSTEYGALAEAVSHPDDFSFVTYRLRPQAKWHDGKAVTPEDVIFSLESFKKHHPMYSAYYSHVVKAEKVGEREVKFVFDAPGNRELPQIVGQLTVLPKHWWEGTDAQGRKRDVSATTLEVPLGSGPYKVKEFVAGRSIALERVKDYWGRDFAINVGRNNFDELRYEYFRDGTVAIEAFKADQVDWRTENSAKNWATAYDFPAVNEKRVILEEFANRSSGVMQAFVPNLRRAKFSDPRVRRALNYAFDFEEMNKQIFFGQYKRISSYFDGIEELMATGVPQGKELEILETVRAQVPPEVFTTAYSNPVGGSPEAVRDNLREALRLLKEAGYEVRDRKLVDVKTGAQFTLELLNSDPSFERITLFYKPSLERLGIAVSVRTVDPTQYENRTRDWDFDIITNSWGESQSPGNEQREFWSSKTADIAGSRNIAGIKNPAIDKLIERVIYSTDRDDLVAATKALDRVLLWNHYVVPQWTYNKVRTARWDRFGRPAELPRYGQSSFPFIWWYDADKAARIAKKS is encoded by the coding sequence TTGGCCATTACCCGACGCGATCTCCTGCTCACCGGCACTGCCGCCGCAGCGCTCCCCGCCCTTGGTTCCGTCGCGGGCGTTTCCGTCGGCGCCGCGCACGCGCAGTCTTCCAGCGAACTGCCCTGGCGCCACGCGCTGTCGCTGTTCGGTAAGGTCAAGTACCCCGCCGATTTCAAGCGCTTCGATTACGTCAACCCGGAAGCGCCTAAAGGCGGCGTCGCGCGCCAGATCGCGGTGGGCACATTCGACAATTTCAACATCGTCGTCTCCGGTGTGAAGGGGCAGGTCGCCGGCGCCGTCACCTTCATCTACGAATCTCTCACGACGCCCTCGCTTGACGAGGTCTCGACCGAATACGGCGCGCTGGCCGAAGCGGTCAGCCATCCGGACGATTTTTCCTTCGTCACCTATCGCTTGCGGCCGCAGGCCAAATGGCATGACGGCAAGGCCGTCACGCCCGAGGACGTGATCTTCTCGCTCGAGTCCTTCAAGAAGCACCATCCGATGTACTCGGCCTATTACAGCCATGTGGTGAAGGCCGAGAAGGTCGGCGAGCGTGAGGTGAAGTTCGTATTCGACGCGCCCGGCAATCGCGAACTGCCGCAGATCGTCGGACAGCTCACGGTCTTGCCGAAACATTGGTGGGAGGGCACGGACGCCCAGGGCCGCAAGCGCGATGTCTCCGCCACCACCTTGGAGGTGCCGCTCGGTTCGGGCCCCTACAAGGTCAAGGAATTCGTAGCCGGCCGCTCGATCGCGCTGGAGCGCGTCAAGGATTATTGGGGCCGCGATTTCGCGATCAATGTGGGCCGCAACAATTTCGACGAGCTGCGCTACGAATATTTCCGCGACGGCACCGTGGCCATCGAAGCCTTCAAGGCCGATCAGGTTGACTGGCGCACCGAGAACAGCGCCAAGAACTGGGCGACGGCCTACGACTTCCCGGCCGTGAACGAAAAGCGCGTGATCCTCGAAGAGTTCGCCAATCGCAGTTCCGGCGTGATGCAGGCGTTCGTGCCGAACCTACGCCGCGCCAAGTTCAGCGATCCCCGCGTGCGGCGTGCGCTCAACTACGCCTTCGACTTCGAGGAGATGAACAAGCAGATCTTCTTCGGTCAGTACAAGCGCATCAGCAGCTATTTCGATGGCATCGAGGAGCTCATGGCGACCGGCGTGCCGCAGGGCAAGGAGCTCGAGATCCTGGAGACGGTCCGCGCCCAGGTGCCGCCCGAAGTCTTTACGACGGCTTATAGCAATCCGGTCGGTGGCAGTCCGGAAGCCGTGCGCGATAATCTGCGCGAGGCGCTGCGCCTGCTCAAGGAGGCCGGCTACGAGGTGCGAGATCGCAAGCTGGTCGACGTCAAGACAGGCGCCCAGTTCACCCTGGAGCTGCTGAACTCCGATCCGAGCTTCGAGCGGATCACGCTGTTCTACAAGCCGTCGCTGGAGCGGCTCGGCATTGCCGTCAGCGTGCGGACGGTCGATCCGACCCAATACGAGAACAGGACCCGCGATTGGGATTTCGACATCATCACGAACTCGTGGGGCGAGTCGCAATCGCCCGGCAACGAGCAGCGTGAGTTCTGGTCGTCGAAAACAGCCGATATCGCGGGGTCTCGCAATATCGCCGGCATCAAGAATCCGGCCATCGACAAGCTGATCGAGCGAGTGATCTATTCCACGGATCGCGACGACCTCGTCGCCGCCACCAAGGCGCTCGATCGCGTCTTGCTGTGGAATCACTACGTCGTGCCGCAATGGACTTACAACAAGGTGCGTACCGCACGTTGGGATCGCTTCGGCCGGCCGGCGGAACTGCCCAGATACGGTCAGTCCAGCTTCCCGTTCATCTGGTGGTATGACGCAGACAAGGCGGCGCGGATCGCAAAGAAGTCGTGA
- a CDS encoding c-type cytochrome, translating into MDSFELNKIMGAVLGTCLFLLVTSFTAQALFSPKMPEKPGFEIAVKQDAGGGKEGAAAAAPSEPIEKLLQTASVEKGAAAAKKCGACHTFEKGGPNRVGPNLYGVVGEAKGQGRGGFNFSAALKAKGGDWSFDDLNKFLANPKGFIPGTAMGFAGIAKDSERADVIAYLNSLSEKPQPLPTASK; encoded by the coding sequence ATGGACTCTTTCGAACTCAATAAGATCATGGGTGCCGTGCTTGGCACCTGTCTTTTTCTTCTGGTGACCAGCTTCACCGCCCAGGCGCTGTTTTCGCCCAAGATGCCGGAAAAGCCGGGCTTCGAGATCGCAGTGAAGCAAGATGCCGGTGGCGGCAAGGAAGGCGCCGCTGCCGCCGCACCGTCCGAACCGATCGAGAAGCTGCTCCAGACCGCCTCCGTCGAGAAGGGCGCGGCGGCCGCCAAGAAGTGCGGCGCCTGCCACACGTTCGAGAAGGGCGGCCCGAATCGCGTCGGTCCGAACCTCTATGGCGTCGTCGGCGAGGCCAAGGGCCAGGGCCGTGGTGGCTTCAACTTCTCTGCTGCCTTGAAGGCCAAGGGCGGCGACTGGAGCTTCGACGACCTCAACAAGTTCCTCGCCAATCCGAAGGGCTTCATTCCGGGCACGGCGATGGGCTTTGCCGGTATCGCCAAGGACTCCGAGCGCGCCGATGTCATTGCCTATCTGAATTCGCTGTCGGAGAAACCCCAGCCGCTGCCGACGGCGTCGAAGTAA
- a CDS encoding 3-deoxy-manno-octulosonate cytidylyltransferase — translation MIDSRILVLIPARMAATRLPGKPLADIAGLPMIVHVLRRAEAAAIGRVAVATDTPEIASVVTAHGGEAVMTRPDHPSGSDRIHEAMQKLDPDGKAEIVVNLQGDFPTITIDNIREVLPPLQDAAVDIATLASQIHTEEEDLAPSVVKAIGTSLGGKRMRALYFTRATAPTGDGPRYHHIGLYAYRRAALERYVSLPPSPLELQEKLEQLRALEAGMRIDFTIVDTVPRGVDTPADLETARSILSKS, via the coding sequence ATGATCGACTCCCGCATCCTGGTGCTGATCCCAGCCCGCATGGCCGCCACCCGCCTGCCCGGCAAGCCGCTCGCCGACATCGCGGGCCTGCCGATGATCGTGCATGTCCTGCGCCGCGCGGAGGCCGCTGCGATAGGCCGGGTCGCCGTCGCAACCGACACGCCGGAGATCGCCTCCGTGGTGACGGCCCATGGCGGCGAGGCCGTGATGACCCGCCCCGACCACCCCTCCGGCTCGGACCGCATCCACGAGGCCATGCAGAAGCTCGATCCCGACGGCAAGGCCGAGATCGTGGTCAATCTCCAGGGGGATTTCCCGACCATCACCATCGACAACATCCGCGAAGTGCTGCCGCCGCTGCAAGACGCGGCGGTGGACATCGCAACACTGGCCTCGCAGATCCACACCGAGGAAGAGGATCTCGCGCCGAGCGTGGTGAAAGCAATCGGGACCTCGCTTGGCGGCAAGCGGATGCGCGCACTTTATTTCACGCGCGCGACCGCCCCGACCGGCGACGGACCGCGTTACCACCATATCGGCCTCTATGCCTATCGCCGCGCCGCGCTGGAGCGCTACGTCTCGCTACCGCCGTCTCCGCTGGAATTGCAGGAGAAGCTCGAGCAGCTCCGGGCGCTGGAGGCCGGAATGCGCATCGACTTCACCATCGTCGATACCGTGCCCCGCGGTGTCGATACGCCCGCGGACCTGGAGACCGCACGCAGCATCCTTTCCAAATCCTGA
- a CDS encoding prephenate dehydratase → MSKMKIAFQGEPGANSHIAIVEAYPDAEPMPCATFEDALSAISSGEADLGMIPIENSVAGRVADIHHLLPASGLFIVGEWFLPVRHQLMAVKGTRLEDIKSVESHVHALGQCRRIIRKLGIKPIVHADTAGSARDISERKDKSVAAIASRLAAKIYGLDILAEDIEDEAHNTTRFVVLAREPKWAAQGSGSLVTTFVFRVRNLPAALYKALGGFATNGVNMTKLESYMVDGNFFATQFYADVDGHPDDKGLAFAIEELKFFSREFRIVGVYPGHPFRATFSETQD, encoded by the coding sequence ATGAGCAAGATGAAGATCGCATTCCAGGGCGAACCTGGGGCCAACTCCCACATCGCCATCGTCGAGGCCTATCCCGACGCCGAGCCGATGCCCTGCGCCACCTTCGAGGACGCGCTGTCGGCGATCTCGTCCGGCGAAGCCGATCTCGGCATGATCCCGATCGAGAATTCGGTCGCGGGCCGCGTCGCCGACATCCACCATCTGCTGCCGGCCTCCGGCCTCTTCATTGTCGGCGAATGGTTTCTGCCAGTCCGCCACCAGCTGATGGCTGTGAAGGGCACCAGGCTCGAAGACATCAAGAGCGTGGAGAGCCATGTGCATGCGCTCGGCCAGTGCCGGCGCATCATCCGCAAGCTCGGCATCAAGCCGATCGTGCATGCCGATACCGCCGGTAGCGCCCGCGACATTTCCGAGCGCAAGGACAAGAGCGTCGCCGCGATCGCCTCGCGCCTCGCCGCAAAGATCTACGGCCTCGACATCCTCGCCGAGGACATCGAGGACGAGGCGCACAACACCACGCGCTTCGTGGTGCTGGCGCGCGAGCCGAAATGGGCGGCGCAAGGCTCGGGTTCGCTGGTCACGACGTTCGTCTTCCGGGTGCGCAACCTGCCGGCGGCGCTCTACAAGGCGCTCGGCGGCTTTGCCACCAACGGCGTCAACATGACCAAGCTCGAAAGCTACATGGTCGACGGCAATTTCTTCGCGACGCAGTTCTATGCCGACGTCGACGGTCACCCCGACGACAAGGGCCTCGCCTTTGCGATCGAGGAGCTGAAGTTCTTCTCGCGCGAATTCCGCATCGTCGGTGTCTATCCGGGCCATCCGTTCCGCGCGACGTTCAGCGAGACGCAGGATTAG